One genomic segment of Paenibacillus sp. FSL H8-0332 includes these proteins:
- the murG gene encoding undecaprenyldiphospho-muramoylpentapeptide beta-N-acetylglucosaminyltransferase — protein MRIVLSGGGTGGHIYPAVAVARQLESEDADSVFLYIGGKRGLESKLVPQENLPFRAIDITGFRRKLSMDNVKTVMRFLKGVKASKAMLREFKPDVVVGTGGYVCGPVVYAASRLGIPTLIHEQNAIPGLTNRFLSRYASTVAVSFEGTESAFPGAKNVIYTGNPRATTVMTANPQRGFASLGIPEGSTVVLVVGGSGGAKAINRAMIEMASFVGKGNNVHYVYVTGESYFEDTRKAVREQLGGLPNWLHVLPYVHNMPEVLACTSLIVNRAGASFLAEITALGIPSVLIPSPNVTNNHQEANARALEGEGAAVVLLEKDLSGEALFTAVQKIIGADTLHRSMSEASRRLGKRDSASLVVTELRRLAAGRRR, from the coding sequence ATGCGTATTGTACTTAGCGGCGGCGGCACGGGAGGACATATCTATCCTGCCGTAGCCGTAGCCAGACAACTGGAATCCGAAGATGCGGATTCTGTCTTCCTGTATATTGGAGGCAAGCGTGGACTGGAGAGCAAGCTGGTTCCCCAGGAGAATCTGCCTTTCCGGGCAATTGATATTACAGGCTTCCGCCGTAAGCTGTCGATGGATAATGTGAAGACGGTCATGCGCTTCCTGAAGGGGGTCAAAGCCTCCAAGGCGATGCTGCGCGAATTCAAGCCTGATGTGGTAGTCGGTACCGGAGGGTATGTCTGCGGACCTGTAGTGTATGCAGCCTCCCGGCTCGGCATCCCGACACTGATCCATGAACAGAACGCGATTCCGGGACTGACCAACCGTTTTCTCAGCCGGTATGCCAGCACGGTTGCCGTGAGCTTTGAAGGTACAGAGTCAGCTTTTCCCGGGGCCAAGAATGTAATCTATACGGGCAATCCCCGGGCCACTACGGTCATGACGGCGAACCCGCAGCGCGGCTTCGCTTCCCTCGGCATTCCTGAAGGAAGCACGGTTGTACTGGTCGTCGGAGGAAGCGGAGGGGCCAAGGCGATTAACCGCGCCATGATTGAAATGGCTTCATTTGTGGGTAAGGGTAATAATGTCCACTATGTGTATGTCACCGGAGAGTCTTACTTCGAGGATACACGCAAGGCGGTGCGCGAGCAGCTGGGCGGGTTACCGAACTGGCTGCATGTCCTCCCGTACGTTCACAATATGCCTGAGGTGCTGGCTTGCACTTCCCTGATCGTGAACCGGGCAGGCGCCTCCTTTCTTGCAGAGATTACCGCGCTTGGCATACCCTCTGTCCTTATTCCGTCTCCCAATGTGACCAACAACCATCAGGAAGCCAACGCCAGAGCGCTGGAAGGTGAAGGCGCGGCAGTAGTGCTGCTTGAGAAGGATCTGAGCGGTGAGGCGCTGTTCACTGCGGTTCAGAAGATCATCGGGGCGGATACGCTGCACCGCAGCATGTCGGAGGCCTCAAGACGCCTTGGCAAAAGAGATTCCGCCTCCCTTGTGGTCACCGAGCTCCGCAGGCTGGCTGCAGGACGGAGACGCTAG